A segment of the Gallus gallus isolate bGalGal1 chromosome 17, bGalGal1.mat.broiler.GRCg7b, whole genome shotgun sequence genome:
gcagagagctgcagtgcatTGGTGGGGTTGGCTGCTGAAGGACTACTGTTTGCTTCGTAGTGTCATTAAATGATGGCTTATCAGAGCTGGAGATGAAATAACACTACTTGCCATGAACCAACAGAAACGCAGCTGCTCTGGGTTTGTATGCTCACTGAGCTGCCGGACAGGATGGATGGAGTTGTCCATCTCACCATGGCTTGGTGCTGCTGTTGTCAGCTGTTACTTATCCTCCCACGAATGCCGGATGAGAGCCTTCATCACTGCCCAGGAATAGCTTTTAGGCCCTTTTCTATTTAGATTGTTGTAGCTGTGGGATTCCTAGCTttgccagggctgtgggcacctGTTCCCAGCCGGGCCCATTTTGGCCTGTTCCCAGATGTCCTGTTCCTAAATGTCTGGTTCATAGCTTGCTGTTTGAGTTTGACTAACCTGGTTGTCAAGCAGTCATTCGCCTGTTCTTCCCCACCTTAATTTGCACCCAGTGATCAGTGTTTTCCCCAGAGACGTGTGAGGGGCAGTGCTGTACCAGCAGTGATGCCATCTGGCTTTGCCCCTTGCTCACTTTTTGACAAATCCTCTGCAGGAAATCCAGAGCGTGAGCTTAGAGTAGGGTGAGATACTGTCAGCCCTCATTAGAGAAAGGATCGTGATGATAGGGCAGTTCTTCAGACTGGATCTAGCAGGACGTAGGGCTGGGATGACTTTTGGTTGTGGGTTGGTGCAGTCACCTGTTTGCTCTGGGGAGGACATAGATTCACTTCCATGTGTCCCTACATGACTTTGTTCACGTCTGTTTCTCACAGGCCTATTGCAAGGTGATGTGTCCACGTGTGTCTCCTTCGTTTTGCACGTAGGCTGTAATTCCTGTGGTGTGTTTTGTGACAGGCATACTTTGACAGTGATGTTGCCACTCGTAATGCTGACCAGCTTGCTGCCGATGTCCCCGTGCTATCTAACAGCAACAGCCTGCCTAGCTGTGCTTCTGTCCTGCCTGCTCCTGGGAGCACGCAGCTGACACAGGTTTGTGAGTCATCATCAATATCTCCACACTGGTTAGCCATCTTTTTCTGAGGAGGACAATCCCCAGAACTAACTCACGTTGTCTCCTCTTAAATATACTACGTTCTCCACTCTCCATCTAATCATCATCCGTCTGTGAGAGGGGAGAGTACCAGCATGCACACATGCTGCTTCCAAGGCTGCGACtctcttccccttctctcctATTTAATTAGCAGAAAGCACTCTTAATAATACAGAAGGTCTCCGGCTGGCTGGAGCAATCTGCATTTCCTTTCACTGCTTAAAGATTCTGTTGAAGTTTttccagcaaagcacagctgatTATTCTGATAAATGGTAACAGCAAATACAAAGCCAGTAACACTTAAGCCCCTTAATCCCAAGAAACGTAGGCACTCAATGCTCAGAAATTATGGGCAAGCTGGGAAATGAGCTGGTTTTCTTAGGTTGATCATTCTTTGGGAAGCAGTAATTAGAGGTGCTGTGGAACCCGAGCCCAGATGTAGTCAGGCCTTAGGGACACATTCACAAACACGATTCCCAGCTTTTCTTACAGGCCTGTCAACCTTTGTTTCAATCCACAGATTCATGAAGCTGAGGATCGTAAAAACACTTTGGATGAGAACAGGTGAGCGTTTGTGTTTGCAGCAGGATGCCAAAGTGTCCAACAAACACACGGTTTAGTACTCCCTGCTGCTTTACTGATCGGGGCAGTTCGCTAGGAGGAATGTTCACCGTGAGGTCTGTCTTTGTTCCCAGGTCTCTGTCATCAACAGAAAGCCTCCGCCAGCTGTCTGAACAACTCAATGGCCTGGTTGCTCAGGTACAGCCTCATTTTGGTCCATCTGTCCTAATGATTTTTTGGGGTCTGATGCGAATCTTTAAGCAGCCTGCTTAAGAAAACACTCTTCAGTGTCAGAGATGTCTGCAGTCATCCTACTAAACAATGAGATAGTGAAGCACTGAGAAGCTAAACTTCCAGTTTTAGGAATGTTAAAATTTCAGCAGTAGGAAGAAGAGCAGAGTGGGTGAATGAACAGCATGTATTCATGGAAACATGTAGCCTTGATTTAGTGGCAAAGAATCTGAAGTCGATCTGCATAATTCATTTCAGCTTGCCACAGGGGCAGTCTGCATCTATCCTTAGCCAggaaagtgttttctttctgtggctgTCTCTGGTACTTAGAAGTGAAGTGTGCTATAAGAAGTATTATGATAGTTCTACTTGATAGCGATTTATTGCCTGAGGGAATAAAACTGACTGACTTGACTATTTTTCTTCTAGTCTACGTCATATGTGAATGGGGAAAGTGGTGTTTCTTCCACTAATATTAAGGAAATGGAAGTAAGTTGCCATGAGCCTATGATTTGCTTATTTTCTAGTCTAAGTCAATTGTTGGGACTGTGCTAATGAGACCTAACTGAACACACAGTTCACATACGTTGTTGTCcagtgctgccttctgctgtgctcgggtagctgtgctcagcaggagTGGGTATTTCCAAGATATTCTGAGGTATTtctgggggggctttgggatCATTTGGCCTCAGTGCAACTCTTAGTTTTGATTCACTTTTATGGCAAAAAATGCCTTAGCAGAAAGCACAAGTAAGTTAATGTAAGTTAATGTCCCAGCTACTCTTGTCGGATCTGTAGATTGATTTGGGGAATCTGATTTTATCAAACTGTGATgatgatttgtttttctgtcctttttaattaatgcttttttcctcccctcctccttttctgccccttccttcttctcctgcCTGCATGTGCCCATCAGACACGTTACCAGGAGCTGGCAGTAGCCCTAGATTCCAGCAATCTAACTAACAAACAGCTCATTACAAAGATAGAGGAATTGGTAAGAAACAATCCAACCAACCAGTTTGATattgtctctgctgctcctccatgctCTCTGGGTGTCTGCAAGGCTATGGGTTCTCTTATAGCACCACAAGGAAGGCTGCTTTCATGACACTTTGAGTGGAACAAAACGGGCTGTACGGGAGACCTGTTAGGAAGATCAAAGTCTCAGGCCACTTATGGTTGCATCAGCTCATCTGAGAACaagaagcacagctctgctgtttcttcttaaaTTTACTGTTGCTctcactgtgttttctgtggATGATAAACATCCTGATCAAACAACTATTTCTGGGCCTGGTCTGAATCCCTGAAATACAGAACTCTCgtgctggcagcagtgtgaAAACCTATTGCTGCAGGTGGTGATGCTGTTCTAAATATATTAGCAGAGTGGGAGCAGTAGGTCTAAGAGAGAGCCTGGGGCTGCTTTCTGATCGTATCCTCAGCTTCTCTTGGCACTATGAATGAACTGCTTTGTCCTGTGGCTTGCATGGATTCCcgctgctgcttttcagccttCAGCTTTAACACTGCAAGAAACGTAGCTAAGTGGACTTGTTTCGGTCTGAAAAGAGCCTTTCTTGGTTTGAAATACTTTTCCCCATTTTGTTCCTCTCACAccactctttttttccaaagtccACCATTTCCCAGTGCACCCCACAAACCCCTCCTGtgttatttttggttttgagtCCTTTTggtttcattctgtttctggtttgtctttcagctgggctgcaggggtAGCTGGTAGTGAGGGCAGTGCCTGCCCAGGACTCCTCGTTTGCCTGCTTTCTGACAGGCACATGAAATGCTGTCTGGAATTACACAGGGCCTTTGCTGCATTTGcagtcttgttttctttgttctggtTGTGTTCTGTGCTGGCCTTGTTAGACTCAAAACCTCAAATTCATCAGCTTCCCAGCTGCAGTCGTGTTTCAAAGTGAGCTTGAAACTGAAGTAGTCAAAATGGGCTGATGTCTGTCCTTTGGAAAGGGGAAATACACCATGCATGTAGCTTAGATGTGGGGCATCTGTGTGAAACTGCCACGAGGACAACAGTAGTGAGTAGCAAATGCTCCACAGCACCCACATCTTCACACAGTTTGTGTGGCAGCCCAGTGGGCAGCTGACAGTTCTGATGTCTTTCTCCCCATGTCTAAAGATGCACTGTGTACAGTCAATACTTCCAAAGACTTCACCCACAAGACCAAAACTGACCAGGACAGGATGGTGCCCTTTCTCTGCATACCAGCTCTTTTTCATACCAGCTTTTGCAGGAGCCTGCCAGCATTAGTGAACTTCTGCATGATTTAAAGGCCAGTTGCCACATGGGATAAAAGTTGAAGGGCTCAGctgaagcacagtgctgtgctgtggctttGGGTTTTTTAGATGCATTTTTGGTCATTCCCCTGCTGCATCAGGGTTATCATTCATGTCAGAGATGTGGGGTGAAAGCGTAACTGAAGTTGTTGGATGCTCAGATACATACAGGGGTTTTGTAGTGGTGTTTGTGAATAACTGCAGTAGGAATAACTGAAGGAAGCCCCAAATCTATTATTTTAATAGATAGTCTTCTTGGTCTTCTACATAAAAAGATAACGGGAACTGTTTGCATTAATTGGGCGTGAATCCTACTTCAGTGAAGTGAAAATATGCTTCAGCAGTATGAGAATATCTCCTGCTAACACTGATGcatccattttcttctgtagaagCAGCAGAACCAAGAAGCAGTGAATCAGCTGGAGAAGGTAAAGTGTGTCCTATTTTTGGATAGAGATAGAAATAGATTTGTtcttctgaagaagagaaagcacagcGGCCTGTGGCACCAGCCTATGTGATCTTGTCTTATAGAGCTGTAGGATcacttaggttggaaaagactgttAAAATCATCAAGTCAGTCCTACCATCTGCTCAGCACTACCAAACCCACCGCTAAACAGTGCCTTTAAgcaccacatccacacatctcgTAAATCGCTccaggatggtgactccatcgcTTCCGTGGAGATCATCCTAGAGTCGGGTCTGTTTGTAGCATTGGGTTGAGTATTTTGACTCCATGAGCCAGGCCTGGCACAGAGCTTGCTTGTTTTGATGAAAGTTAAGATTTAAATgctcaagtattggaaggctgcagtggaAGCAACAGATTACAGTTTACGGTCCTGTCAGTAGTTTGCATTCCAAACACTGCCAGCATAAGGAACCTACTGTTGCCATTCTAGGATGGATAACCAATAAAGTAGTTAAAGAAATGGAAGACTGAAGCATGGCTATTAAAAATGATGATACTGGTTAGATGCTGGAATGATCCTACCAATGAAtcgctgcttttttttttggacataAAACAAGAGGGGTTTACAATTTAGTGCTGAACAGgcattgtttgtttgtacaggaaaagaaggagTTTGAACAGAAATTTTCTAAAGAGCAAGCAGCACTGAGAGAACAGCTACAGGTAAGGCAGAGCTTTCACTACAGTAACATGACCTGGCTGCTGTCCTTGTCTGGATTACTGAGCACTGTGTCTTCATCTTGGAAGCCAACATCCTTTCAGGAGAACTGGGAGAGCCAGTTAGCTAGATTGTACTTAAATGCAAGAGCTCTTTGTCTCACTGGATTATCCCTCTGTGGCAGCAGGGATGTTGTGGTTGCGAGCAGAGATTTCCTGCACTgagctcctttttctttctccaaggTTCACATCCAGACGATTGGAATCCTAGTTTCTGAGAAATCTGAGTTGCAGACAGCCCTTGGACATACTCAACAAGCTGCACGACAGAAATCAGGTAATTGACTTGGAGCACTCCAGCTCGAGCTGTTGGTTAAACTGGATTTCAAGTCAGAGGCACgatggctgctggctgccagctcaCAGCACTTGTTGGTTCCTTAATGAGCAATACTTGGCACCGTCACCACTTCTGTCATCATAGCTGCCCCCAGATTGGAGCATGGTAATCCCATGGCAGTTGAGGTTCTTTTGTGCATCACTGAAGCCCTGTCAGCTCTGCTCGGGCCTGGTGACTACCCCAGActgttcttttctcattttcttcagattcttttaaaactttgttCCCTTtcatcgcccttcctcccacacAGCTGTCATGTTAATGTAGGTTTTACCCAGGCCTTTCATTCTCAACTAAATTTGAGCCATTTGCcctcataggaaaaaaaaaaaaccaacccaaaacatAGTGCCTCTTGCTCTGCAAAGGACATCTCATCATCTCCCTCTAAAACTGAGAAAGGTAGTTGCTGACAGAGAGCTTTACTGCTCAAGGTTGCTGGTGAATCACCCATACTGTCAGGAGTGGAAGCAGGTCGACCAATTTACAGAGCTCTGTATTGTTTTAAGAGCTTGTTGCTAAAGCAGAAAGTGCTGTTTAGCCTGTTCCGATAAGCCCTTTGTGGTTTAGTCTCAACTAACTCTGCTCTGACTTGCTTAGGAGAAGCTGAAGACCTTGCTGCTCGTTTACAGTCATCTCGCCAGAGGGTATCAGAGCTGGAACGCACTTTGTCCTCCATCTCCATGCAGCAAAAACAGTCAGAGAAGGTAAGAGCCACCTCTGTGCTTAAttagcagctctgcttttggcTAGTTGCTTGTCACTACGCTACTGTGAAGTCTGTAGCCCCTGCTtagagaagaggctgaaattAACCTTGTTAATTGTTAATTAACCTTGTTAAGTACTGTATTCTCATCAAGGCAAACCTTTCATGCAGATCTCTGTGACCACTAATCATATGGCCCAGTGGCTGCCTTCAGATCTGGCACCTTTCTACATGAGTCTTGCCAGCTCCACGCAACAGCATCTCTGACACCTCCTCCCAGGAGGGTCTCCATCAAACAGGCACTTTGCTATTGATACTCATCCAGAAGTTTGCAGAAATAACCTCACCATCAGTTAGTGGCATCATGTTCAGAAACACTGAGCAGATGAATTCCTGGCAAATCCATCCTTTGTGTGCAGTCTGATGGTGTAatgagctgcagcactggccAGCCAACTATAGTGATAGGTGAGGTTCTAAgaaaggctgtgctggggattTCACTCAAGTTATGACCTCTTCTGCATTAGCTAGTctgttaaaagtaaaataaggtAATCTTTGAACATTTCATTTGTATGGCTAAAGTCTCTAATTGAATCAAACATTTGTTCTTTCTCCAGCATAATAAAGAGTTGGTGAAGGAGCGAGACAACCTGAAACTAGAACTGTACAAACAGAGGTAAGCCTGTTTTGTGTGTTATTCCAGAGTAATGCTATTCTTCTCAATAGAGCCACAAAGCTTAGGAAGGGGCTTTGGCCACGGTTGGTGAGTTGGGAGGCCAGATAttcaatgtaaaaataataGTTTAAAAAAGCCAAAAGATTAGGTGGGTAATACAGCAATGGGACTCagtgcccagggaggctgtggattctccatTCTTGGAGTGTTCacaacagctgcacagagctgtgggtaACAAGATCTGGTGGTAGTATAGTCCTACTTTGAGAGGGAGGCTGGACAAGGTGACCTGCAGAGGCTTCTTCCAATCAACATTTCTATGACTCCCACTGCTGTGAACTCAATGACATGGGCACCTGCAAACCCATAGGAAATACACTGCTGCCACTTGAATGTTTTTGTGTTCGTTTCAGCAAAGGTAGtgaggaaataaagcagcagaactCAGAGCTGTCAGAGAAACTCCGCTCCGTGGTTTCTGAGAACTCAGCCATGAAGTTGGATGTGGAAGATTTACATAAGAAACTGGAAATGGCCGAACTGATGATTCAGCAGGTAATCACACTGCTGGGATGTGGGAGTAGATCACACTGATCATTTTAAGACTTGTTTCCTGGACACTGGGGGCAAGACTAAATTATGGGTCTTAAAGGCAGGCACAGCATCCCATCCTATTAGGAAAAGGTTTTCTGTGAGGTCTCTGAGGAGCAGGAAGGCTGTGCTCTTAGGGTTGAAAGACACTGTGATATCAGTCTGCTGAAAGAACGTTATACAGGTTGAGAAGGTGACTGAACATACAAGTGTGCAAATACAGTGACTTTTCTTGTCACTGTTCACTATTCTGGTTACCCAGCTGTCGTTCAGTGTCACTGAGAAACAAATTGAGTAGAGGTGCTTGCACCTATCCTATCAAGAGGCGAACTGGACAATGGCAACTTGGAGGTCAGCTGGATAAAGTCAAGCCAAGTATGATAATTAAAACGGGGATGTGTGGAGCCAGCTGTTAGCTGTTGGAGAGCAGGCTCAGTGGTAAGGTGAACCCACCATGGAAGAAACTTAAGTGGCTTAAGTTACCCATAAGATAAAGCCAATTGCTGCACTgctaggaaaaatattttgtcttacCTGAACCAGCCTTGCTGTTTAGTCCACCAATGTGTTCCAGACTCTGGCTTTAAATTCCTGGCACGTCTGACAACCTTAAAGTTCACAAGCATTCATACCATCTGATGTGTCTGCGTACGGCAGACTCTTGAAATGCAAAGTTTCTGAACCAAATGATTTGACTAAAGcccattttcttaattaaaaagtaGTAAACATAAAATGGAAGCAAGGGGCCACCTGGTTCAGCTTGTTTTACAGGACTAAATCTAAGGTTTTTGATTTTAGATGCCACTTTCAGTCAACTTTACAGTGAGTTGAAGCATTTTGAAGAGCTGTGGATGGTTATAACGTGGATCAAATGGCAGGCTAAAGTCAGGGGAGAGGCCAGACAGAAATGGAATATTAACATTTTGCCATAACCTTTTGATTTTTGTGGGCAGTTCTCAAATCATACGGGGAATGTGGATGCAAACCAGCAGTTACAGATGGCACTGGAAGAGAGGGCAAGTCTGGAAACCCAGATTACTCAGGTAAGTTGTTAATGTATTAAGTGCACTGATGATCCAAATCTGTAAAGAAACTTGTGTGGCAGAAGAATGCAGCCCGAGCTTTCCAAGGCTTTATCCCTTAAGTAGTCAGCCGTCCTTCAATGTATTCAGTTGGTACAATttcccttgttttgtttttatcagctTTCAGAGTCGCTTCACCAGCTCCGGGCAGAAAGAGATCAGTATGTAgagaaactgaaggaagaggGGAGCATTTGGCAGCAGCGTgtccagcagctctctgagcaggTAACCtcacagcagtgccacagctgcTTCCAGTGAACACAGGCTTAAGTGCAACAAGAGCACTGTTTTAACTTGAGCTTGTGTGCCCTTGCAGGTCCGCACAATggcagaggagaaggagaagcatGTGGCCCAAATTCAAGAGCTAGAAAGCAATgttacagagctgctgagcaaatCAGGTAGGACTTCCAGAGTGGGGCTTCATACTGCAGAGTACCAGCAGGTTAACTCTGTCCCCACTGTGCAAGTATTTGTATGTATACAAGTAGGTCTGATGCTCTCAAATCATGAAGAGAGCTGAAAGACTGGTAGCCCTATGAAACCTTTCATTCTAGCAGACAGCAAGCGAGCTACTGCCAGTAACTGCCCAGCAGATGGTTTATGTCTTTAGTTATCTGCCTTGCTGTACTGTTAGGCCCATGAGGTTGGGCAGGTAGGATTCTTGCTGGGTCTGAGAGAGGGAGTCAGCAGCACGCAGCAGGACACTgtggttttggggtggtttgCTTGCTTGCTCCTCTCAGTGCCCCGTTCCTCTGGATACTGCAGCTGGTGATAGTTCCTGGGTCACGGAGTCCTGCAGGTTGGGGTAtgttctgcacagctctgtgtgctaCCCAAGAGATTCAGCCCTCTGACCGATCTGCTTTTGATTCCATTTCCTCAGCAGTGAAACCCATGGATGTTGAGCCATCTTTACCAGCAGGACCtacagcagctgagctgagtCTGCAGGAAGAGATCAAGCGGCTGCAGCACGAAAAGGAGGAACTGCATGGGCAATACCAGGCCCAGGTCCGTGACAACGAGCAGCTGAGCCACCTCaaccaggagcaggaggagcggctgctggagctggagaagacAGTACAGCGCTACAATGAGGAGTCTGTGGACAGACAGCAGATCCTGGAGAGCATGCAGAGTGACAAGGCCACAATCAGCAGGGCGCTGAGCCAAAATCGagagctgaaggagcagctggcagagctgcagaatggGTTTGTCAAACTGGTATGTCTCTTTCGTGAATCTTTTCCCACTATTTCCCACGTTGGTGCAATCCTGTTGTAGCATAGATGTAAAAAACAACTGTCAGAACCGTCATCTGCCTTTATTTCCTTGGAGCTATGAGTGCTCAGCCTTCTGTGATATATATTGCCATACCAGGAGGTGCCCTGTAATTCCTTACTCTCTCAGGTGCTCTGGCAAACAAACCAATATCTCTGCCCAGAGCtgtatcctttttcttctcttctgctggcagccaggcgGTTTCTTTCCCCTGAGTATTCTTCCAGCTTTACtcatgaagaagaaattctcAACAGTCTtctgtcctgttgctgtcattGTTTCTGTCCTGAAGCTGAGTTCTTACTCTTGCTTCTTTCAATGTAACAGTTTCCCCTTTGGGGCCCTGGCACATAACACACGGTCTGgtcactgttttttcttcagatctTTCTGAACTTGTCTTCTTGGTTTTGAATGTCTATTGCTTTATTTGGGATGTTCATGTCACCCATCTGCTTTGGATCTGACAGGCTGTGTGATGTGCCAGGCCCCTCGTTGGCACTGTCCCAGCACTGATTCCCCCCCCTTTGCTCTTCTCCCATCTTCTCAGCCTTTTTTAAAGTTGATTACTGCCCTTATTTACAGCTCAGAACAACACAAGGGATGGTATCCCACTGTATCAGGAATTAGCGTGGTTTACTGATTTAGTTTATGAGAGCATATACTTATGGTGATTGGGGCAGTTTCCTTCTACAATGGTTTTGATTCTTgcagacaaatgaaaacatgGAGGTTACAAGTGCCCTACAGTCAGAGCAACACGTAAAGAAGGAGCTGGCTAAGAAGCTtgggcagctgcaggagaacCTGGGGGAGCTCAAAGAGACGGTAAGCAACAGCAGTAGGACGGCAGGGCAGGTGTGCGAGTTTATGCTAAGGAGAGCTGGAAACTTCCCAAACTTTGATGGAAAGATGGAAATAGGTATTGTTAACGATCAAGCTGAGAGCCCTCCTGTGTCATCTGCTATCTGATGTGGGGGACCAGCGTGTGGGGACAGATGGTGGCTGCCTGCCTCGGTGGTGGCTTTGGGGCAACACTGACAGTTTGGATCGTGCCACACGAGTCATCATCTTTTCTGGCAGAAATGATCTGATCTGATGGTTTTCTCATGTGTTGTTAGCTGGAACTGAAAACACAGGAGGCTCgggctctgcaggagcagcgGGACCAGTACTACGGCCACTTACAGCAGTATACTGTGGCATACCAGCAACTGGCTGCTGAGagggaggagctgcagaagcagtACTTGCTTCAGACGCAGCTGATGGACAGGCTGCAGCACGAGGAAGTTCAGGGGAAGGTGACAGTGGAAATGCACCTGAAGGAACTGCAGCAGACTAAGGTAATAATGAAGAGGGGCAAGTGGAAGGACTGGAGGCAAAATGCTTAATTACACTGCATCCTGTGCAATAGAGGTGAATTAGAGATGAATGATAATGATCTGGAGCAGAAGCACTGGTGCTCTTTTGTttgggtgtttgtttttgtggtgaTGCTGCTAGCGACTGTTTTCAGTTTGGCTTGTGCAGGTTTTAGTGAGGAGCTTTCTCACCGATGGTCTGCTTCTGTCTTGCAGGAAAGTCTGGAAGCTgtagcaaaggaaaacaaagagctgcAGGCCCAGATCAGTCAGttagcagcagagctggatggCAGGATGCTGCACAGACTAGATGGTGTGtaactgcagctgctctccagggACGGGAGGTGGAGCTGGGCTCTCTGGGGTATTCCCTCTTTGTTCACCTCCCTTCCTTTACAGGGGATGGAGTAGAAAGTGAAGTGAtgtctgaagaaatgaaaaacccTTCGTTTGTGATCCCAGAGAAGTTTGAAAGCCATGAAGAAATGGTGGGTCTTAATGGGTAGAAAAGCCTTTGTTCTCAGTTGTGAGCAAATGTCTGGAAGAGGTGGCAGATGAAATTGCAGAGGTTCCACAGTGTGTATTAAGTTGTTCATCAGCTGTGATCCCTGCAGCTGAGGCACAGGGAAGTGTTACAGTCCCTTTtacacagcagcaaaagaacCAACAAGATTCCTGCAGTACAGCTGAAAAATAAGCTGGCAGTCCAGCAATGGTTTTAATTACAAAGACAACTCAGCTGGCAGAGTGGCTCTAACTATTGTGATGATTGGTGTTCTCCTCGCTTTGGAAGGCAATTTGGAAATGGTGTTGAACATTACTAATTTTTTCTGTAAGTGTAGTTGTAACCAGAAAATACTGTGATCAAAGAGTTATTGTGGGAGTTGAGGTTTaacctgcagagaagaaatgatCTGTGCTACTAGAGAATGAGAAGACATGCAGTAGTTGCTGCCTGGGTTAGTCCTATGGGTTTCCTATCCATAAATAAAATGGGGTAAATTTCTGTTATTCTCTGTACCCTGGGATGCACAGTTGATCACACACTTCACATCAGGAAAATCACTAACGTGAGTCCTCTGCAATTCACCTTAGGTGACTTTCTTGACGTCTGCCATGTCCCAAGTGGAGAAGGAACGAGAAGAGATGAGGCAGCAGTTGGCTgttcagaaacagcagtgcagaaACCTCCTGCAGCAAATAGCAGCTCTTcggcaggagcagcagcataaCATCACACTGAGTGAAGGTAAATTCTGTACAGTGTGGGTACGGAGATGTGCCCCAACCTGGCCCTGCCCTCTGTGAAACAGACCTATGGGTTTATGAACGAATCACGCTTAAGCAGGCACTGTCAACTACAAATGTCCTTTCCAGATTCCACTATGGATAGTGTTCCAGTGGAGGTTCATGAGGCTTTAAAAACTGCCATGGAGAAACTACAGGTAAGCAAAGGATCTCCTGTTCTTTCTGCCCCTCTCCCTCACCTAGCTAGGTTTGCACCCAGTGCCAGACTCTTGAAGCACACACACGTTGCAGGGGAATAAGTAGCAGATGTTCTATGATAATAAACTACTTcctaaaaagcagctttcctcATGACTTCTCTCATCATAGGAGAGCTTCCCCCTACCCTGCCCAAAGACTGTAAGGGCCTAACACTCATCTACAGTCTTCTCCTaaagaaatagctgaaaaataGACTAATTTCGCCCTGCTGGGACGAAGCAGATCTCTCCAAGAACTGCAGACTAAGCGTGACCACAGTTGTGCTGGCCCAGCAATGAGAAGGCACTTTGTTCCCTCAGTCCTTCTGCTTCCCAAAATGCAGAGATGCTTTGCTGTGCCTTCTGTAGCTCTGTTCCTTTTTACTACCAAATCGGAGTAGTTGTTAAGGCAGCACGATTTGCTCCCTGGGCTCAGACCGATGTGAATGGAGGGTGCTGCCTTTAACGCGGATGTTGCCGTATGTGAGCAGCTGAGGTGACTCGTACCCATTTTTGTGTTCAGTCCCGTTTCACAGATCTGATACAGGAGAAAGCTGATCTGAAGGAACGGCTAGAAGAGCTGGAACATCGCTGCATACAGCTGTCTGGGGAAACAGACACCATTGGTATGTTTACACAACACAAGCTAGAGCTTTTGGAGCTGAGTCTGCCACATACCGAGCAGTTCAAGTCTTGCTGCCTAGATAGGCTGGGCTTCCAATCCAGGGCTGGATGTG
Coding sequences within it:
- the GOLGA2 gene encoding golgin subfamily A member 2 isoform X9, with translation MRPEGEQRCSARAAASRAHRPHGHGAGHAGSWMPAARGTLGVVVPGPAVPSAPGNAFLRGNAQGTPRWGTARGKERLSPQRRRAVPAGRAGPSAAPRGPGGAVLRWGRCGAGRPGGDPPAVSAGPRSRTPPPWAGPESGHGGGPGRHSRPAPGEAGRAGSGAERGGGARPASGPGVGRALGAEPGCRPHRSARRLTWPGRGADMADGSRQSKLAAAKKKLKEYQQKNSPGATAGAKKKRKAKEGSRPETPTNDDRQSPENIHEAEDRKNTLDENRSLSSTESLRQLSEQLNGLVAQSTSYVNGESGVSSTNIKEMETRYQELAVALDSSNLTNKQLITKIEELKQQNQEAVNQLEKEKKEFEQKFSKEQAALREQLQVHIQTIGILVSEKSELQTALGHTQQAARQKSGEAEDLAARLQSSRQRVSELERTLSSISMQQKQSEKHNKELVKERDNLKLELYKQSKGSEEIKQQNSELSEKLRSVVSENSAMKLDVEDLHKKLEMAELMIQQFSNHTGNVDANQQLQMALEERASLETQITQLSESLHQLRAERDQYVEKLKEEGSIWQQRVQQLSEQVRTMAEEKEKHVAQIQELESNVTELLSKSAVKPMDVEPSLPAGPTAAELSLQEEIKRLQHEKEELHGQYQAQVRDNEQLSHLNQEQEERLLELEKTVQRYNEESVDRQQILESMQSDKATISRALSQNRELKEQLAELQNGFVKLTNENMEVTSALQSEQHVKKELAKKLGQLQENLGELKETLELKTQEARALQEQRDQYYGHLQQYTVAYQQLAAEREELQKQYLLQTQLMDRLQHEEVQGKVTVEMHLKELQQTKESLEAVAKENKELQAQISQLAAELDGRMLHRLDGDGVESEVMSEEMKNPSFVIPEKFESHEEMVTFLTSAMSQVEKEREEMRQQLAVQKQQCRNLLQQIAALRQEQQHNITLSEDSTMDSVPVEVHEALKTAMEKLQSRFTDLIQEKADLKERLEELEHRCIQLSGETDTIGEYIALYQSQRAILKQRHQEKEEYISRLAQDKEEMKIKLLELQDLVMRLVKERNEWYSKYVAAAQSPELLASQNEKALPVERRIELNATDGEGLREVNLADEAEQDAAALHQSSFYPTDTKAAQPSQEDPTAKQIMQLLREIQNPQERSGSLLENPCIPFFYRADENDEVKIMVV